GAATTGAACATCTCTCCGGTTTATATTTGAAATTGGTTCACTGAGGGGAATACAGATCTCTCCTGAATCATCAGACAATGTAGACAGATATCACACATAACTGAGTGAGAAAGTTCCATATACTGGGAAACATATGAAACATACAGTTTGTCTTTTATACTTTTattactattctttgactattgagcttctatgcttttatttgttattactgtttgcgtttgtttatgtaaagcacattgaatgacctctgtgtatgaaatgcgctatataaataaacttgactacagtatacatttatgaaCACAATGTGCAGTCACTCAGCTGTGATGGTGGCTCTAAGCTCTTTTAGGATACAATTTGTGATTTGCAGATGCTTACAGTATAGTTTCACCACTAGTTAGTGCTACATATTTAATTTAGATACCATGCTTTCAAATCAATGTTCATttcacaataaaaaaataaatatatatatataaaaagtaTATTTCATCTACTAATCCTTTACTaatcctttttttatttttctattgAGCAAAGATGAAACAAGATAAATAAGAAGGCAATGTATGACACAAATAATATGATTGGATCATCAAAGGTGCAAAGGATGTGGGAAATACACTGTCATCTTGTGTATGATCAATGAGTTACATCAGCCAGGTTTTAGCAGGTTTGATTGGCTCACTGTTTCAAACTTAAGTCTGACCTGCTTCAAGGAAGTGCtgttacactctaaaaaataatgGTACTAAAATGGGTTCAATGGAGCAATACCATAGAAGAACCTAGTGCTCCAAAGAATCTTCAAGGCAATATAGTTCTTTGAATAACCATTTAAGAAAAAGCAGACATGAAAATAATCTTTCTGAAGAATCATTTCCAATGTGAAGAACCTTTCACTTGATGTAAGGGTTCAACACAAAGTCATGGTTCTTTATGGAATCATATGAAAAGAACCATTTAAGCACCTTTTTAGAGTGTATGTTGGAAAACAACAAAATGCCTGTATACTGACCTCCTTTCACTGGTTACCCAGTTCATTAGACAATAATAGTGCTATAATATCTGAGCAGTCGTGATTTTATCTTGATTAACTGAACTGCTATAAAAATGTATGCCGGTCTAGTGATAATGGATACCTTAGTTGCCAGCAAATATATCAGGTCAATCaatatgaaaaacaaaaaaggaaaaaggatgTAATGAAAACATGTTGTTGCCACTTTAATTGACATGTTGATTTGCCCTGGATGAATGCAAGTAAACAGAATCGACTACTACAGGAAAGATTGCTGTGATTTCAactaccctgctgaaaaaacccccagctagaaaccagcttatgctgttagctggttttagctggtattagttggtctttgctggttttcttccagctcttgctggtctttgctggtgtagctggttgggccaccaggaCATGCTGgcatgaccatctgaggaagctggtcaagctggtgtgaccagcctgttgTTTGAGATACAGCTgatgtaagatggtcatgctggtgacaagcatgccaagcttgacattgatggtcatgctggtttgctagaatgcaaaccagcataagctggcatgaccagcaatgtagaccagcaacaccagctaaaatgacaaGTTTGAgatggtacgacaagcaaaaccaacTGAATTACCATCGTAAGCTGGGTAACCAGCTGAAGTTATGTTTTTGCAAAagatttgctggtctagcagatcaaccatcatagggtggtcaaacaagctggtcaggctgttttttcagcagggtagGCCTTCCTGAGAACGAAGTCTGAAACTTAGTGCTCAGCTATTGGTAACTCCCTCTAGTGGTTAAACTGCATCATATATCCGGTTGCAATATATCAGTTTGAGCTGACAGACAACAGCAAAATCATGTCCCAACATGCTATCAgtgagtggggagagagagagagagagagagagagagagagagagaaacagcgaGAAGGGAAACATATGATTCATGAACAGAACTAAGGTTTATGCTGAACCAtcagagtgagtgagggggaAAGCAAGCAAGAGGGAGACTCAATCAGTCACAGTTCACCTTTTACTTTAATACATTTGATGCTTGTGTCAGCAAAAAAAGACAAGATGTttctttaaataaaaaaaactcagaGGGAGAAAAGGTGTTCAAACTAGTGAGAATAGTTTTCACATATACAAATAGGCCATGGGACAACACATATTACTTGAACCAGTCAGTAATCACAATAATCACAATACATtcttcaaagaaaaaaaacacaacagcacaaTATTGCATTTATTGTTCCATTACTACTGTATACAGGATATTTTATTTACTGTTTTGTTAATGAGACACACTAAAGTCCACAAGAGAAGGAGTTTGCTTTCTTTTATGACTACAGTCATACCATTGACTTATTCTACGTTATATAAATGTAGAGAAGTAGCCATTTGGCAAGACCTAGTAAAGCTGTCCTCAGAGAACACAGCACTTTGTAGAGTATGTTTTTCTGTAACCCTGAAAGATAAGTGCACCATGTCTTTAGGGTGTATGCCAATTAACACCAAACATGAGAGATTAAATAGTTCCACCAGTTTATATACACTTGTACTGGTGAGTTGTGATTATTTTAACAGTTGTTTGGTGTTGGTTTACAGAGAATTTGAACATGTATGGTACAGACTGGCCAAGTTTGGAATGGCCAAGTTGAGAACTAACCAGTGTATTTAAATGTAATTTACCAGTTTATTATTCATCTCACATATGTCTTCAAGACTTAAATATGTTTGCCACAATTTACAAGGACACTGAATAAGAGCAAAATAAGAATTTCATTATTTCAAATTTCAAATAGGCTATTGTTATTTTAGTCAGTTAATCTAGTCTATTTTGCAGAAACCATTGGTTGGCCCACTTGCATGAACTTGTTGACATAGTTGTTGAAGACTAAGAAAACATTGCTATTTGTTTCACACAACATCTGCACAGTTTCACTGTAATAGCTGCTTTGTGTGCTTTCCGTCAAGTCATCATCAAGATTCAGATTTGTGCCTGCAGTGTACAACGGTTGCAAGGTACAACATGCATACAACCGAGAAACTGAATGTAGAGTAACCCAGTCAGGAGGTGCTACACTTAACAGAACAGCCCCCTTGATGCGGATGGGCTGTTGCCTTCCAAAGTCTTGGCTACTGGTAATTAACAGAATCTACTTTTAGGATTCTGGGGTCTGGGTCTCCCCGGGTCCTATCAGAGCAGAAGATGTGAATTTTCTCTGCTTCATGGCTCTTCTCTCAGCTAAGATTCATTTCTTCATGGTGCCAGACATCTTACGAAGTCCCTTGATACGGTACAGTAAGCCATTGATGAAGTCCTGTGTAGGGGAGAGCACATGGTTAAAGGggaacattttgttttgtttatcgtAACAAAAGCACAGCTTCATCTCAAAGTGTCTTATTAAACCCCTTTATGATTCTTGCATCGTGAGCCAAAGGTGTTTGCCTGTTTGCTGTTTCATCCTGAACATCTATTGCAGTACATTCATGCCACCCATTCATCTTGCACAATCGGATTCATACTGGACTTTGGTTTTGGCCATTCTATTTTCCCCTTTGCCTTACCTCTTTTGGCTTGTCACATTCATGTAGGAGTGTCTatggagagcaagaaagaggagGCTTACTTTAATCAATCTCTGTTAGATTCAAGTGGATCAACAGATGCATTttgaagttaaaacattttcacaaacacacagtataacATTACACTCTTATACTGTCCACACTGAGTGATTGAAATATCCCATAAGGCACATCAATGCTTTGTTGTGAAAAAATCAGTTGAGTAAGAATTCCCATATGTGTTGAAGTGCCTTATTTCAACTgatgtatatatataattaaaGTGATTAATGAAAGtgaaataacatatatatatgtgtgtgtgtgtgttatttcacTTTAATTCAGGCTCTCACCCGTAGTTTTGACTTCTGTTCCTCATGTGACAAATCCAAGAGCTCATCAATGTCAATTTCCAATTCAGGGATATCATCCTCCTGGGAAGAAAGATTAAGTCAGTTGATCCAAGACAAAAGATTTGGCACGAAGTTGAATACTGGAAATCCATTTCATTACCATAAGCCACATGAAGTCAGtctcacaaaaaaaacatgtgtggATTGTGTGGGTTGAGTTGACTGTATTTCCTCTCAGAGAAAGGTGCTTTGTTTGAACCCACGTACGAACGCCAACACACAGTTCAGGACACAGTGTCTTTTGTTCTGATGGCCTGCAGTGTAGACCCAAAAACTACCCAGAATGCACTGAGTGCACAGAGAGCCCGGTTCCATCACAGCCTATGGACACAGAAACAGGAATGGGTCTGTCTGTGGCCCATTTGCGTTCAGTGCATCTCTTATGAAGGCAATTCTCTAAAAAGTATGATATTGACATACGACTCAAAATTGCATCAGAGTGATGGGGTGAAATGCTtgcacattacacattacagtTCTTTTTTATACAATGTGTTTGATAGTGTAATCAAAACAGCCAGTCAGAAAACGTAATTTGGGGTACAGCTTGCTTTTTGGTGAGTTCTCTGTACCAGCACATATTATACTACAATACAATGATAACAGAATACGAAGCAAAACAAAGATAACAGAAATAATTTGAGGTATTATTTAGGATCCACTTCTAGCTCAGATATACCACCACAATTAGACATATTATATGTAAGCTCTGACAGTCTAGGCTAATTTTAATCAAAAGAAAGAACTGGATCAATGATTTGCGGTAAGCAGGACTTTAACTCAATCAGATAAATGGCCTCCTGCCTCAGCAAGTTGTGTAATGACATTTTGTGTCCTTCTGAGTTAATCAATTACACTATAAAGACACACTATGGACCACCGTCCCTATCAGCCAGTATGCAAGTGGTCATTTTTTTTACTATCATCTATTATTCAACAAAGTGGAGATGTAattggaagagagagggggggtaagGAAATATCAATCTCTTCCTGAGAAAATGGACTCCTGTTGTGGCCTGCGGTGTAGGCTCTGGCCACtcccctgggggggggggggggctcgacCGGCTCACTTGCACGCCGGGATCTGATGATTATTTGATGTTCCCAGCAGCCTGCTAGATTTGGTCTATGGCCATTTGGTGTATGGCTGCTGTCACATGGCGTTTACATGGACATCAGTATCCTGGTTTCAATCAAAGATTCAGGATTCAGGATATGGTACTTACATAAACAGGGAGGAAACTATTGTAACACAAAAACGGAATACTGATAGTAACCGGGTCACTCAAGTCCATAAAGGCAGTCATAGAGCAAAGCAAAGGGCATAAGAATGGTTCCGCACTTGGAGATTACAGAAAGACTAGAGACCTGGTTGCAAAGTCAAATGAGCATTTACTTAAGCTACATTCAGTTTGATTTGGGTTTAGGCTATgctacatcacaaaactaacaaGGCTAATGAACTGGCACACCCTTGCTATGTCTAAAGTGGtcaaaatggccaccatgttTCAGCAGACTGAAACGGAAGGGGAGTGGGCCGTAGGCTGAAACCCATCAGCTGATGGATGGGGGAACTGCGGGTGGAACACTCAGCTCCACCTGCTCTCCCCAAagaccaagacacacacacacacatcagtaatTACAGGAGTCTGAGTCACCACTGACCTATTTTGAGCTCAATTAGCAGAGCAGCAGCGAAGCACAGAGCACAGGACTAATCAAATCCACAGGGCCATATCACTCCTCAGAGTCAGTCAGGGCTCCAGCACCTTAGAGGAACACCATGGAAGAATTGGCGTTTATTTCCCATGTTGTccattgcactgttgcactgtggTCAAAACGCACTGGGTACCCAAAgatgtgtcgaaaattgacttaaAATTGACAGTCATGTTCTTGCACGGTACAGGTTGCATAGATCAATACCAGGTGTTCCAGGCGGCAATATCTTTCTCCATATTTAAGTTAGTGTACTATCAAAACGAGTTTGAAGTCGTTACTTTAGAGAGTAAAAAATTGTGTTGTGAGCAGTGTTGTGTGTAGCGCGTTACAAAGTAACAAGTTACAGTAACGTAACTACTTTTTCGAGTAAAAAGTAGTGTAACGCGCTACTACTGAAAATTTGGTAACATAACTTAGTTCCTTTTTCATATCGGCGCAAAGTTACTTTTCCCAGAGACAGATTTGACAGCGACGCTGCTTTCTCAGCTGCACGCTTGCGCAATAGGCACGAGCTCCACACGGCAGCCTATgtgacagaggctggtagcATGAAGTGCAATCATAGCTCCACACGGTATGTGACAGAAGCTGGTGGCAATGTAGAGCAATCATAGCAAGCGAGACGCAGCCAACGCTAACTTCTGAGGGATGGAGGTATTCACATTACTTCGAACTCTTTGAAACTAAGGGGAGGAATGTGAGTGTTAGTTGTGGCCTACACTGTGCCCTTTTGTCCACTGCCGTTAACTCAACTGCCAGCCTATTGATACGATTTGCACTATAGCTTTGGTGTTGAAGCCTATAagcccaatgttttcttgtcaagtgctctgtttgtggcattttttataataaagagcacaaaagaaatacctgttatgtcctccatagtagaactttatgaaggcctacacatttaggaACAGATATTGGGTTCTGCCCAAAGTCGAGCAACATAAAAGTAACGTAAAAGTTACGAGTAACgtaaaaagttactttccatagagggtaactgagtaaagtaacgggttacttttttgagaagtaacgagtaacgagcaaacactactttttaaaagtaccTTCCCCAACACTGGTTGTgagtaaagaaagagagagaaaaagagaaaagaaaagtgcAACACTGCTTGCTCCACGGTGCAACTAATTTATCAATAAACTGACGTTTCAGTCTGTCAAATCTTCATCAGACTTCtttgaaaaacaacaacagcaacagcactTGGTTAAATGTCTCTATATGTGTGGAGAGCTGAGGAGGGTGGAAGTGCAGTGTGGTGGAAGTGGGGTCCTCACTGTTTGGCTTCTGCTCACTGAGATAAAGCTCATTTTAATGTGTCGGTGTTTATCGCGCTTCCTGCGCGGGTGAGTGCTCTGTCAGTGCCACTTCGGTGGAGCCATTTCCTATGTTTGGAGAAAAAAGTACTTCCAGGAAAATACACAACCAGTAGTTTATCAGTGCTACCCAGAGTGTTGTCTATTCAACTGAAGAGGTTATAACTTCATAAGAGCAAAAGCAATTTAGAGATCATAAAACATTTATATCTCTGTGCATTGTTAAATTCACTTACATTTTGTTTACAACACTGCCGTTTTTAAATGCCTATTTAGACAGTAAACATTTTGATGCACCATTTATACTGCAAATGGCCTACTGTATAATGGGCATAGTCAGTGACCGGGGCCTTGTACTTGTGAACTTTCTTGGTCTATGATATGATTCTGTTATTAATCACATCTTGTTGATGGAGGACCACTCATCAAGCAAAGTTTCTGCTCTGTCCTTTGATCATCACAAGTGATTAGGCCTTATTGTCACAATGACCCGATAAAGCTATCTATTCTGATTGTATGAATAGCTGTAATTATGATCTATTCATGCGAATTATGCCTCTCTGGAATGCTGTGGTATACCAAGAAAGGGGAGAAATAATGACACATGAGAGTGAGGTTTCTTTATGTGAAAAtctgaaaacagaaagaaagaaattgcaGTTTCACTGTATGTATGTCACAGCAACTTGATGCCTGTgcattgactgttttgagaTAAGAGTCATTAGAGGAATATACCTCATCTTATTGGCACAGATTATTGCTGGAGTTATCTTTATCGAGAACAGTTAGTGCTCTGAGATATCTGGGAATAATAGGAATGCCTAACTGGAAAAAGAAACAACAACTCTCTTACACAACCCCCCCCAATATATCTGAGATGAAGTGACCAGCCAGTACACGTATATAATAACTTATAATGATTATAGTTCATTTCTTTTTATGTACCCAGAGCTTGTGTTTTGAATGTAAACTTCAATTGCATGGTAGATGGATGAAAAACGATATTGAGATGTTTGTGGAAGCAGTGTGCCTGTGCTTGTTACTTGTGTCACTACACATCACAACAGATAGAAATGATGTTGACAGACGTCAACACTCAAAAGATGCATGTAAAAATTACGCAGACAGGTTTTTTTCTTAAATCTATTCTCAAAGCTTatacttttattattttattaacaAACTATTCTGTTGTcttatggtaaaaaaaagttgtgtGCTGTCtcatggagagaaaaagaaagcagATCACATGCTTAGGTCCTGACATGAACCCACACTCTGTCTTCAGTACAGTAGTCTGGCATTTTCATTCATTAGAAGACAAAGGAGCCCGTATGTCAGACAACTACACAAAAGAGCACTCTAGGCCgcaatggaagagagagagagatagagatacagaaagagagagagagcgagagagagagagagagagagagagagagagagagagagagagagagaatgtctcCTGTTATTTGCAGTTAGATGCACTTTACTCTTGCACCCTCTAGCCATGTGTTCTCTTtggagcaggcaggcaggcaggcacgtaAGTTGCGTTCCCCAGATCAATGTGCCATCAGGTATCTATGAGATTTATGATGCCTGTTTTGGATGGAGTAAAAGCACGCTCATTAAAAGCAACTGACTCCATCTCGATTAAAAGCTAAACCTTTTTGAAGGCCTGATCAGACACTTTGATTCTCCCCAACTTTGGACAAGACATAAGGTCGCTAAAGACTTTAAAATTGCTACTATCTGACATGCCCTCACAGTTTCATAACCCCAGTCCAGCATGCTTAGAGTGCTTACATGGAATTCTTTAAATTAAGGATTTAAATTATAAAGACAAAAGTGTTGCTTTCTGAACACAAGTCCACAGACTATGGATATTGAACACTGAATATGGCTCTATAAGCACAAGCCATAACAGTCCTCCTAGTTAAAGCCAATGACTCTAAGACATGCTAGAGGCTCCCACTTGGAGGTAGTGAAAACCAAAAGCCTGTCCTTTCAGTAACACCTTTACAATGTGCATTATGTAGGTTTTGTTGTCAAAATTGGGAAAAATacgtttattttaaaaaaaattcccaTAATGATAAAACATTGAAGGAACAATATTCTTCTCTAAGGTTCAGATATTTTATTAAACAGTTTGAATTTTACAGGGGGAAAAATGTTGAAGAGTGTAAGAGAGGACCTGATACAACCAACAATCAGTCTACATTGACTTTGCATAATTTCCTTTATCATAGAAATACTTTTGGGTTTGACAACAGAAGCTACATATTGAACCTTCAAAAGCTGCCAGGCACTGACTGGTATGGAATAGCCTACGTCTCTTGTGACCTCAGTCTCTACATTGGAATATTTATATCGACTGattatttgattatttattGTGATTAGATTGCAGTTATGAAGACCTCTGGTATTTGGGACTGGGAGTAGTGATTACTTTGGCAAAGCTACTTAACCCGGGAGTAGTTCCTGCATTGGCGACAGCTACCTCAGCGATGAGGAACAGATACTGACAATGAGCCTACCAATGCCGCAAGTGTGCTGTGACCTTTTCCCGAAAGCCatattaaaaagtaaaaagacaATGCAAGACATACCCATATCTGGTTCCAAATGGGAAAAACAAATGTCTGCTCCCATCACCTATCATTGGTCACTCTATGCTATGAGTTGGTAAGACAATACCAGCAATGATAGTCATTCTAGGTTATTAAATTGACTACCAAATTCATAAAGACATGCTACGCCAGTATAACTATGCAATTTGCAAGGCAAGGCAGAACTTTTTCTCTGACATTATAAACAGGAATATAAATAATGTTTGTGTGCTTTTCTCCACTGTTGAGAGGTTAACAAATCCCCCAACTGACATAACACCAGAACTTTTCTCAGTTGACAAATGTGAGGAGTTTGCATCCTTTTTCAGTAggaaaattgaaaaaaataagactgaACATAACAACACACTTGCAAACAACTCGTTTTAGAAATGCCAGCTACTGAAAGAAGACCCATACACCAAATGTTAGAATTCAGCCCTATCAACTGTGAAACACTAGGCTAATTAAAACGGTTCAAAATCTCAGTTCTGCTACCTCCCAACTGGATACCTTACCCAGTAGCTTTTTTAAATCTGTCTTGCATCTTATTACTGCAGATGTGCTTCAGATTATAAATACATCTTTACAAAGGGGCATTTTCCCTAAGTCCCTAAAAAATGCAGTTGTAAAGCCCCTAATCAAAAAGAATAACTTGGATCCTTCGATATTAGGCAACTACAGACCAATATCTAACCTACCTTTTATTGGAAAGATCATTGAAAAAACTGTTTTTAACCAATTAACTTTTTTATCGTCACAAAACTATTTTGATGACTTTCAATCTGGCTTTCGTGCAAATCACAGCACCGAAACAGCCCTGGTCAAGGTGACAAATGACATTCGTCTAAATACAGATGCTGGCAAAGCATCTGTTCTAGTACTACTGGACATGAGAGCAGCATTTGATACAGTTGACCACCGTATACTAGACTCCACAGACTGgagcactgggttggatttTCAGGTGACGTCATAAAGTGGTTACAATCTTACCTGCAAGACAGGAGCTACTTTGTTGCCATAGGGAATTACACCTCAACACCAGTATCcctgacctgtggtgttcctcaGGGATCGATCCTAGGCCCTTTACTGTTTAATCTCTACATGCTCCCACTTGGCCAGATCATCAGGAAAAACTCAATGTgttatcatagctatgcagatgacactcaAATTTACCTTGCACTATCTCCAAATGATTATGCACCCCTTGACTCTCTTTGTCAATGTCTTGTTCAAATAAATAGCTGGATGTCACAAAACTTCCTTCAGCTAAATTCAGATAAAACCGAAGTCATTATATTTGGCAAAGAGGAACAGAAACTCAAGATTACTACTCTGCTTGAGA
The nucleotide sequence above comes from Alosa sapidissima isolate fAloSap1 chromosome 6, fAloSap1.pri, whole genome shotgun sequence. Encoded proteins:
- the LOC121711825 gene encoding protein phosphatase 1 regulatory subunit 14B-like, with amino-acid sequence MASETGAHPRVVFQTPRKEEGEEPPGRRLGKLTVKYDRKDLQRRLDIEEWIEGQLHLLFDCEEDDIPELEIDIDELLDLSHEEQKSKLRTLLHECDKPKEDFINGLLYRIKGLRKMSGTMKK